The window GACGCCTCCATAGACATCGCCGAACGGCGCCGCAAGGCCGTGGAGGAGCGTATCGCCTCCGCCATGGCGGCGCAAAGCGGCCAGATGGAAACGAGGAGTTACCGGTTCCGCTACGCCGACCCGGTGGAGGCAGTGGAATATCTTGAACGGCTGTTCATAGAGTACGACAAGGAAACATTAAAAAACTCCACAGCCCAAGCTTCCACCGATCTGGCGCTGGAGCAATCAGGTTCCGCGGGGTTGAACCGGACGACGGGGCAAATGGGAACGGCTAAAGACACGGCGGCGGTGACAAAACTGCGCCGGAGCGGCGCCGGGGATGTGAAATTCGCCATCTACAAGCCCGAGAACCTGCTGACCATCCAGGCCCCAGCGAAAAAAATGTTGGAAATAATGGACCGCATCCTTGAAATAGATGTGAATCCAAAGCAGGTTTACATTGAAGCCAGGATAGTGGAGATACAACGCAACCAGGTGAACGAGCTTGGAATCCAATGGGGCGGCCGGTCCAACTTCTCCACCGATCTCACCTTCCCGAACGCCATTGGCGTGTATGGCGGAGGATCTTCCATATCTGGCGAATCTTCAATCGTGTCTTTACCGCCCCAATCGGCGGTGGATCCGGCCACGGGGCAATTGGTCTCTAACCCGCAAGGGGGAGTATTGGGCGTGAGCCTCGGGGGCGTGTCGGGCAGTATTTCGCTTCAGGCGCGGCTGTTCGCTCTTGAACAGGCTGGCATGAGCAGAACGCTGTCTAACCCCAAGGTGGTGGCTATCAACGGCGCCCGGGCGCTCATAAAGTCTGGCCGGGAAATCCCCTATCAGGCTTCTTCCGCGAATACGGGAACAACTGTGCTGTTTAAAGAGGCGGTAATATCGCTGGCTGTCACACCGCTTATCATGCAGGACGGGAAGATAAGGCTGAAGATAGACGCTAAAAAGGACGAGGTGGATCCTGGCCTTTCCGTCCAGGGCACGCCAGCCATCAAGAAAAAGGAGATAACCACCAACGTGGTGGTGCCAAACGGCGGATCGGCGGTGCTGGGCGGCATGCTGGAAGGGGAAGACAGCGACTTTGAGGATCGTGTGCCTGGTCTGCACGAGACGCCGCTTCTGGGCTGGCTTTTCAAAAACCGCCGTAAAGTGGATAACGAATTGGAGCTGTTAGTGTTCATAACGCCAATTGTGATAGAACCGGGGAAAATGAACTGATGCTAAAGCGGATCATCCCAATCGTTCTCATTATCACAATTACAATGGTAACAGCCACGTCTGCCTTGGATGAAGCGCCTTTGGCGCCGGTTGGAAAGGTGAAAGCCAATCTTCGCGGCGGCAAGTTCATTTCCCTCGAAGACACCCTGGCGCTGGAGATAAATACCGGAGCAATAGTTAAGGGTGACAAGTTGTGGCTGTTAACCAGGTCTCCTGAAAACGGTAGCGGCCACGCTTCATATACCAGGGCTGGCGCTCTGGTGGTTACATCCAACAGCCACGAGCCGCCAATGGGCCGGGTGAAATCCGCCGGGCATGAAATGGATGGCGAGGTGTACCTGGATTTCACGATTCCCGAGGCTCAACAGCTGAATCCTTTTCTGCCTTTTCTCCAAAGCCTGGCTGACAATTTGGTTGTCAATCATCCGTCCGGGCCGGTGAAGGTGGCGGTGGTGGATGTGGTGAACCAGTATGGCGAAAGAACGGCGGGAGGCGACCATCTGGCGGAATCGCTCCGTCGTTATGTTTGCGGCAGGCCCCAGTTCTCGTGCGCCAATCCAGCCGACATCGCGGTCGGCCTATCGCAAAACAAGGTTTCAACGTCCAGTTGGCTTGGCGACCATGGCGCAATGTTAATGTTGAAAACTCTCAATGCTACAGCGCTAATCAGCGGCCACGCGAGGATGGAGACTGGGATGATTGACCTTGCTCTGCAGGCGGTTTTCATTTCGGATGGCGAAGCCCCGGGCAGGATGTGGCGCAGATTCACTTTTACCCCGGCGGAATTGGGCGTGACTCCGGAGGATTTCGAGAAAGTTACCGCTACCAATCATCCTGTCCCGGCTGGCGCGCTGAAAATATGTGTTAAGGAAACAGCTATACTGGAAGGCGCTAAAGCTGAGTTCATAGAGTACGCTCCGGTGGACCGGTTCAGCGGAAGACGAATCCCTGCAATCGCGGATTTTTACGCATCCCTTGATGGAGAACCGTTGCGTATTGATTTCGCCAACGGGTGTTTTTTCGATGGCGTTATCGCATCCGGAGAACATGAAATCAAATTCGGATTTAGGGCCTCCGGTGACATGGGGGGTTTTGTGGAGAAGGATTTTAAAACAACCATCAGCGCTGGAGAGACTGAACAGATTCACTTGATGGGCGGCATGCAGAACGGCGTTGCTGTAATCGCCGCGGATATTGACAGACAGCGAACGCCTTTAACCAACCAGCCTGTCAGGCAAGCCCCTAAAGACGCTAAAGAGAATTAGCCAGCGGAAGCCTGACTGCCGGAACCCTGCCCTTGCGCGCCCGGTTCTTCGTGATCCACCACCTCGCGGAAATCCTTGCCCGTCTTGAAAAACGGCACTTTCTTGGCGGGAACAGAAACCTTCTCGCCGGTCTTAGGGTTCCTCCCCTCTTTCTGCGCCCGATGCCTTACGCGGAAAGAGCCGAACCCACGGATCTCAACCTTGTCCCCATTGGCCAGCGCTTCAATGATGCTGTTGGTGAAAATGTTGATGATTTCTTCGGCCTGCTGCTTCTTTACATTGATTTTTTCAGCCAGCTTCTCGGCCATTTCGGATTTTGTCATAAAAATCCCCTGCCACCGTAATAGTGATTTCTATTTATGCGCTTCACCAAGAACTACAAGACCCCGACTCAACCAACGGGATGAATGTAACAAAACAAAAACTTCCAGTCAACATCATCCCAAAACAATCCTCAAAAAAAAGGGGGGAGGCTACGCGCCCTACCCCGCCTTGTCTTCGAACACGTCCTCAAAATGAGTGTCCACATACCTGTCGAGCATGTCGTTGAGCCTGTCCTGGAAATAGTCGATGTCCGCTATATCCGTAATATTGTCCAGGAAATGCCTTATTAAAGACTGAACCACGGCCTCTACCTCTTCCAGGGTGAAATCGTTTTCCACCAGAAGCTTGTTTATCGAGGCAACTACGTTGCTTATCTTTTTCTGATCCATCACGGCTCCAAAACGTATCTACTTTTCCGCTGATTATAACAGAAATTAATCTAGGCAAAGAATTTTATCTTTGATTTTCAAGACGATGTGAAGATTAACTAGGTCCCAAGACCGAAAACCGCTCTTTCTGTGGGAAACCGCGCCTTCTTAAAACCTGCTTCGCCACTTTAGAAACGGCGCGAACCGCTTGAAAGCCCCTGCCCGCGACTAAAGTCCTATCAGTATGCGATTTAAAGACCCAACTGTAATTTAGCAATTTGGGTTCAATATTCATTTGACAATTAAGCGCCCATTTTGTAAATTTGAATGCTTCGGGGCTGTGGCGCAGTTGGGAGCGCGCTTGAATGGCATTCAAGAGGCCAGGGGTTCAAATCCCCTCAGCTCCACCAATTCTTTCAATCGGTTTACGGTCTTAAACCCGCCTTCATTTTCTGCGACTACAGTCAAATTGCAGTCAGTTTTGTCCAATACCGACACATCCTTTTTAAGGCTATCCACGCTGTGATGAGCGTATCGTTGCGTCATCCGCATGTCTTTGTGCCCTAAAAGATTCGCTATCGCGTATATGTCCGTACCTGACTGCGAAAGCTTTGTGGCCACTGTGTGGCGCAGATCGTGGAAACGGAAATTCTCGATCCCGGCTCTCTTGCAAGCGGCCCTGAACGCCCGGCCAAGGTGGGATTTGTATTCGCCTGACACATCCCCAATCGGTGAGTCTGCGCTAAGCCGCCTCTTTCACCTCCTGTTCCTTGGGCGGAATTTTACTAAAAATCAAGAATCTCACCCCACCTTCGTTAACGGCTCATACCTGACATGCCGTTGGCCCGCATGCCATAAATCCCAATCGCGCTGGAGGTTCAACCAGAACTCGGGGCCTGTCCGGAATGTTTCGCCAAATGCAAGGGCTGTGTCGGCGGAGACGCCGCGTTTCCCGTTGATGATTTCGTTCAGGCGGGCGTAGGGCCATTTTAAATGGCGGGCTAGCTCCACCTGGGTAATGCCCATCGGCTCTATAAATTCCTTCAACAACATCTCGCCGGGATGCGTAGGGGGGCGTTTTTTCGGTAGCATCGCCATTTCTCCTTAGTGATAATCCAATATCTCGACATTCACAGCGTCATCGCCCTCCCATTGGAAAACGATTCGCCATTGGTCATTGATCCGTAAGCTCCAGTACCCCCGCCTGTCGCCCCTCAACTTCTCCAATCTGTTCGACGGCGGAATCAGCAGGAACTCGACCGAAGGGGCGGCGTTTATCTGGTCTAAAAGCCTCCTTGCCTTTCCATGCAACTCTTTCGGAAGCTTCCGCGCATGACGGCTTTCAACTCCGTCATAAACATCCTGCGTCATCTTCCCGGCCAGATTACGGATCATGAATGGAGTGTATCATATATCGAGATACGATATATGCCTTTTTTCAATAAATTGCGCTCTTAAAATGGCCCTTTGATTGTGAATCATGGGGAAACCGCGTTTCCCACTACAGTCAAATTGCAGTCAAAATCAGCGAAATTGGCCGTAACTGGCCGTAATCGCCGCAAAATACAAATCCTGCCAACAGTCTGAAATAAAAAGCGTAGCGGTCTATCCAAAGCAGTATCAGGCGGTTAGAAAAATACCCTCAAAACCCTTGAAAACGAATGGGGTTCAGGTGGTCGGAGGTTCAAATCCCCTCAGCTCCGCCAAATTCAAATGGTTACAAAAGCCGTTTATCCCACTGTCAACCAAACTGTCAACCACTCCGGTAAACACCCCAGCCGCCTGCCCGGCGATAGCTTTTGTTCAGAGCCTCCGCCGCCTGCTCCAAAACCACGTTTCGGCAAAGATGCGTGTATTTCTCCGACATCCCCAGCGTGGCGTGTCCGAGAAACTCCTGAATCACCCTTTGGTTCATACCGGCCATCGCAAGACGGGAAGACTTGATACTGATGCTTCTGGATTTATTACGTATCTTGGCCGGTTAACGCTCCAGTTGACGGTGCGCAGTCCAGCATTGATTTATTGTAATGCACTATTATTAAATTGATTTATCAAATTCAACGGTTTAACATTATCAAGCCGTCAAGGACATTTGTCCATATTTACTGATTTAGCTACATGTTTCAAAAAGAATTAAGGGTATGGACAAACGAATCACCTTTCTTTCCAAATGTGTTCAAGAACGGCTCGATCTGATACAGCCAATCCCTTCACTCTCCTCCCCGGTGGGATACACATACCCGGACGCAAACGAACTCCAGCAACCGCCAGGAGAAGATCGCCTTGCCCTTGAACAGTTGGCCGAAGGAGGCTTCATTCAGAGAATCTTTTTCGACAAGATTCATCTCTGTCCCAGCTGTGAGCATTACCACCTCAATTTCCGGGAAACGTGCCCAGCCTGCCAGTCCTCCGATGTTTCTATTATCGACATCATCCATCACCTTAAGTGCGCCTACAGTGGCCCGGAAAAGGAGTTCCGGGAGGGAACGCGCCTGGTCTGCCCCAAATGCGCCCGCACTTTGCGCCACATCGGAGTTGATTATGAGAAACCGACCCGGAACTTCCTGTGCGCAAGTTGCTCAAATATCTTCATGGAGCCGAACATCTCCTGCGTTTGCATCCATTGCAACGCGATTACGCCTGTCCACCTTCTTGAAGTTGCGACGCTCAACTCGTACCGGGTAACGACAAAGGGAATGCACGCAGTGGAACGGGGGGTTATAGACGATCCTTTGGGGACGGAATTGTACGTCCGGGAAACTGGCACATATACCTTCGATTTCCTCTGTCATCAACTAAAGCACGAACTCTCCCGCTGGTACCGCTACAAGCGCCAGTTCAGTATCATGGCCCTGGCCTTGATAGTCTCCCCGGAATTCGAGCCGCGTTTCGGCCGGAACGGTTGGCGCCAGTTCCACAAGCTTATATCCGACACCGTCATCGGGACACTGCGGGACTGCGACTTGACCGCCCCGTGGGATGAAGAGAAGTTCGCCATGCTTCTTCCCGATACGCCCGAGCAAAACGCCGTACTCGTAACCGACCGGCTTGCGGAGCGGTTGAACAACCTGGCCCGCGAGCGTTACGAAGGGATGGCCCGCATTACGGCGGCAGTGACCGGTAGCCCCGAGGAGCGTCTCGACGTGGACGGTATCCTGAAATTGCTTGCAGGCCGGCTGAGCGCCTGAGCGCAGGCGAAAGGAGCGCATCTTGATAGAGTGGGCGATCTACCTGATTCGTGACGGCGCCGGCTTTATCGGTGTCACGTTCGATTTTATTATCGCCTCCTGGCCATCCGATTTCGTCCGTATATTCTGGGCTCTCGTGTTTTTGGAGATCCCCCGCTATCTCTTCTCCGATTTCTATGTCCTCTGGCTCCACGCAAAGGGGATATTCGTAGAGCCAACCGGCGTTTCGCCGCTTACACGGCGGCCTCTTATCTCCATTGTCCTGCCGGCCCTCAACGAGGAGGAGATCATCGGCAACACCGTCGCGTCCATGTATGAGCAGGATTACGACAATATCGAGATCATCATCGTTGACGACGGCTCCACCGATGACACGCCCCTCATTTGCCAAAAGCTACAGGCGGAGGGAAAGATCCGTTACTTCCGGTTCGACACGCGCCAGGGGAAATCGGCGGCCCTCAACTTCGGCGCCCGCCTGTCGCGGGGGGAATACATCATATTCGGCGACACGGACTCCACCTTCGACAGAGGCTCCATCACCAACATCATGCGTTATTTCTCCGATCCGAATATCGGGGCTGTCTCCGGGAACCTGGGCGTGCGAAACATGTACGCCAATCTGCTAACAAGGTTTCAGGCCATCGAGTATCTGGTTTCTTTCACCGTGGGACGCCGTTTCAAGGCGGCCACTGGCATACTGTCCATCGCCCCCGGCGCTTTCGGAGCGTTCCGGCGCGACGTGGTGGAGCGTGTGGGAGGGCACGAACCTGGGCCCGGCAACGACTCCGACCTGACAATCCGCATCCGCAAAATCGGGTATCAAATCGCCTTCGCGCCAGACGCCACCTGCCTGACCGACTCTCCCACCCGGTTCCGCCAGTGGCGCAAGCAACGGCTGAGGTGGGACCGCAACATCATCAGGAACCGGGTACGCAAACACAAGGACGTCTTCGATTGGAGAAATATGAGCTTCTCCATTCTCAACCTTATCAGCTTCGTTGACGTCCTCTTTTTCTCGATTTTCCTGTCGATCATCTGGCTGATATATGTCGTGGACATGGCCCTCCACTATTCCGAGGTCGCCGGCATGGTCTTCCTGGCCAACTATTTGCTCCACACCCTTAACAAGTTCGCTCAGGTATCCATCGCGATGACGATTCTGGAACCACAGCGCAGGGATGAATATCTGGCGCTCTATTGGGTCATCCCGCTGTTCAGCTTTTATCGGATAGCCATCCGGCTTGTCCGTATCACCGCCACCGTCCAGGAGATGCTTTTTCGCATGTCTTACCGGGACACCTTCGCGCCGATGCACGTACAGCCGCAGATGGAGGTCTATTAACTATGGCGCGACATCCGGTCATCGCGTTTCTAGCCGCCATCTCACTGGTTTTTTCCCTAACCGCCTGCGTTTCTGGCGTCGCCAAGGAAAAGATCCCGCCACGGTTTACCGGCGGGGAGGCGTTCGAACAGGGGCTTGTCCTATACGTCCGGGGCGAACTCGACGACG of the Nitrospinota bacterium genome contains:
- a CDS encoding integration host factor subunit beta is translated as MTKSEMAEKLAEKINVKKQQAEEIINIFTNSIIEALANGDKVEIRGFGSFRVRHRAQKEGRNPKTGEKVSVPAKKVPFFKTGKDFREVVDHEEPGAQGQGSGSQASAG
- a CDS encoding site-specific integrase, with the translated sequence MGDVSGEYKSHLGRAFRAACKRAGIENFRFHDLRHTVATKLSQSGTDIYAIANLLGHKDMRMTQRYAHHSVDSLKKDVSVLDKTDCNLTVVAENEGGFKTVNRLKELVELRGFEPLAS
- a CDS encoding HigA family addiction module antidote protein, giving the protein MLPKKRPPTHPGEMLLKEFIEPMGITQVELARHLKWPYARLNEIINGKRGVSADTALAFGETFRTGPEFWLNLQRDWDLWHAGQRHVRYEPLTKVG
- a CDS encoding type II toxin-antitoxin system RelE/ParE family toxin, which codes for MIRNLAGKMTQDVYDGVESRHARKLPKELHGKARRLLDQINAAPSVEFLLIPPSNRLEKLRGDRRGYWSLRINDQWRIVFQWEGDDAVNVEILDYH
- a CDS encoding diguanylate cyclase, with the protein product MDKRITFLSKCVQERLDLIQPIPSLSSPVGYTYPDANELQQPPGEDRLALEQLAEGGFIQRIFFDKIHLCPSCEHYHLNFRETCPACQSSDVSIIDIIHHLKCAYSGPEKEFREGTRLVCPKCARTLRHIGVDYEKPTRNFLCASCSNIFMEPNISCVCIHCNAITPVHLLEVATLNSYRVTTKGMHAVERGVIDDPLGTELYVRETGTYTFDFLCHQLKHELSRWYRYKRQFSIMALALIVSPEFEPRFGRNGWRQFHKLISDTVIGTLRDCDLTAPWDEEKFAMLLPDTPEQNAVLVTDRLAERLNNLARERYEGMARITAAVTGSPEERLDVDGILKLLAGRLSA
- a CDS encoding glycosyltransferase family 2 protein, translating into MIEWAIYLIRDGAGFIGVTFDFIIASWPSDFVRIFWALVFLEIPRYLFSDFYVLWLHAKGIFVEPTGVSPLTRRPLISIVLPALNEEEIIGNTVASMYEQDYDNIEIIIVDDGSTDDTPLICQKLQAEGKIRYFRFDTRQGKSAALNFGARLSRGEYIIFGDTDSTFDRGSITNIMRYFSDPNIGAVSGNLGVRNMYANLLTRFQAIEYLVSFTVGRRFKAATGILSIAPGAFGAFRRDVVERVGGHEPGPGNDSDLTIRIRKIGYQIAFAPDATCLTDSPTRFRQWRKQRLRWDRNIIRNRVRKHKDVFDWRNMSFSILNLISFVDVLFFSIFLSIIWLIYVVDMALHYSEVAGMVFLANYLLHTLNKFAQVSIAMTILEPQRRDEYLALYWVIPLFSFYRIAIRLVRITATVQEMLFRMSYRDTFAPMHVQPQMEVY